The Streptomyces sp. NBC_00162 genome window below encodes:
- a CDS encoding sensor histidine kinase — MRRIAPLGLRTRLIAAFLLVAAISAVSTAALTYQQARNAILKQTQDTAISSLRDQVEQQEIRLPLTQGELQRIVIDLGKRGKPHPWILFAEYGSLRASTNPASPTPTIVTDSLRDKVLSSRYTAFQRVEDQRGTPYLTIGVPALFEHNGYTEPTGLVFFACVPLATEKQTVEAMVEAAQQGAVPGLAIAIIPALLAARSVLRPVRDMRRAAQRLGRGRLDTRIEVRGADELAGLARTFNETARALEQSVSELRDAETRARRFASDVSHELRTPLAGMLAVTEVLDEDAAHLDADTAKALRLVSAETGKLAVLVEDLMEISRFDARAAELNLDDVDIAEAVRKSLERRRWDDDRVVTELPYGVRARLDPRRFDVVLANLVGNALRHGGAPVHVTVRTAPGEDGERLLIDVADSGPGIAPEVLPHIFDRFFKADAARTRSAGSGLGLAITLENVRLHGGTLQAGNRPSGGALFTLDMPLEARV, encoded by the coding sequence GTGCGACGAATAGCCCCGCTCGGGCTGCGCACCCGGCTGATAGCGGCCTTCCTGCTGGTCGCCGCGATCAGCGCGGTGAGCACGGCCGCCCTCACCTACCAGCAGGCGCGCAACGCCATCCTCAAGCAGACCCAGGACACCGCCATCAGTTCCCTGCGGGACCAGGTCGAGCAGCAGGAGATCCGCCTTCCCCTGACCCAGGGGGAACTCCAGCGCATCGTCATCGACCTAGGCAAGCGCGGCAAACCCCACCCGTGGATCCTCTTCGCCGAGTACGGCAGCCTGCGCGCCTCCACCAACCCGGCCTCGCCCACCCCCACCATCGTCACCGACAGCCTGCGCGACAAGGTCCTCAGCAGCCGGTACACCGCCTTCCAGCGCGTCGAGGACCAGCGCGGCACCCCGTACCTCACGATCGGCGTCCCCGCCCTCTTCGAGCACAACGGCTACACCGAACCCACCGGGCTCGTCTTCTTCGCCTGCGTCCCGCTCGCCACCGAGAAGCAGACCGTCGAGGCCATGGTCGAAGCCGCCCAGCAGGGCGCCGTCCCCGGGCTGGCCATCGCCATCATCCCCGCGCTGCTGGCCGCCCGCAGCGTGCTGCGGCCGGTCCGCGACATGCGCCGGGCCGCCCAGCGGCTGGGCCGCGGCCGCCTCGACACCCGTATCGAGGTCCGGGGCGCCGACGAACTCGCCGGACTCGCCCGCACCTTCAACGAGACCGCCCGCGCCCTGGAGCAGTCGGTGAGCGAGCTGCGGGACGCGGAGACCCGCGCCCGCCGCTTCGCCTCCGACGTCTCCCACGAACTGCGCACCCCGCTCGCCGGGATGCTCGCCGTGACCGAGGTCCTCGACGAGGACGCCGCGCACCTCGACGCCGACACGGCCAAGGCCCTGCGCCTGGTGAGCGCCGAGACCGGCAAACTCGCCGTCCTCGTCGAGGACCTGATGGAGATCTCCCGGTTCGACGCCCGGGCCGCCGAGCTCAACCTCGACGACGTGGACATCGCCGAAGCCGTGCGCAAGTCCCTCGAACGACGCCGCTGGGACGACGACCGCGTCGTCACCGAACTGCCGTACGGGGTACGCGCCCGGCTCGACCCGCGCCGCTTCGACGTGGTCCTCGCCAACCTCGTCGGCAACGCCCTGCGGCACGGCGGCGCCCCCGTGCACGTCACCGTGCGGACGGCACCGGGCGAGGACGGCGAACGGCTGCTCATCGACGTCGCCGACAGCGGGCCCGGCATCGCCCCGGAGGTGCTGCCGCACATCTTCGACCGCTTCTTCAAGGCCGACGCGGCCCGTACCCGCTCCGCCGGCAGCGGCCTCGGACTCGCCATCACCCTGGAGAACGTCCGCCTGCACGGCGGTACCCTCCAGGCCGGCAACAGGCCCTCCGGGGGAGCCCTCTTCACCCTCGACATGCCGCTGGAGGCCCGCGTATGA
- a CDS encoding response regulator transcription factor, producing MPRVLLIEDDPSIREGVGLGLRRRGHEVSAAETGEAGLDLMASFRPELVLLDLMLPGINGVQVCRRIRETSEVPIIMLTARGDDFDIVIGLEAGADDYIVKPARTEVIEARVKAVLRRLTAPAGNRPEVEQHGELAIDRSGLTVAKNGERVPLAPSELKLLLHLSASPEQVFSRQQLLEYVWDHSYHADARLVDACVRRLRHKIEDPDQSPRYIQTVRGFGYRFGPL from the coding sequence ATGCCACGCGTACTGCTGATCGAGGACGACCCTTCCATCCGGGAAGGAGTGGGCCTCGGGCTGCGCCGCCGCGGCCACGAAGTGAGCGCCGCCGAGACCGGCGAGGCGGGACTCGACCTGATGGCGAGCTTCCGCCCCGAGCTGGTGCTGCTCGACCTGATGCTGCCGGGGATCAACGGCGTACAGGTCTGCCGCCGGATACGCGAGACAAGCGAGGTGCCGATCATCATGCTCACCGCGCGCGGCGACGACTTCGACATAGTCATCGGCCTGGAGGCCGGCGCCGACGACTACATCGTCAAGCCCGCCCGCACCGAGGTCATAGAGGCCCGGGTGAAGGCCGTACTGCGCCGGCTCACCGCCCCGGCGGGCAACCGCCCCGAGGTCGAGCAGCACGGCGAGCTGGCCATCGACCGCTCCGGGCTGACCGTCGCCAAGAACGGCGAGCGCGTCCCCCTCGCCCCCAGCGAGCTCAAGCTCCTGCTGCACCTGTCGGCCTCTCCCGAACAGGTCTTCTCCCGCCAGCAACTCCTCGAGTACGTCTGGGACCACAGCTACCACGCCGACGCCCGGCTGGTGGACGCCTGCGTCCGCCGGCTGCGCCACAAGATAGAAGACCCCGACCAGAGCCCCCGCTACATCCAGACCGTGCGTGGCTTCGGCTATCGCTTCGGTCCGCTGTAG
- the murJ gene encoding murein biosynthesis integral membrane protein MurJ, with protein sequence MTATDTRQAAEHTGSGAAPAKTSVLRSGALMAAGSVVSRATGFVRSAVVVAALGTGLLGDSYAVANTVPNIIYMLLIGGALNAVFVPELVRAAKEHRDGGAAYTDRLLTACTAALVTLTAVAVLAAPLIVSAYTDYSGAQASTTVALARYCLPQILFYGLFTLLGQVLNARGRFGAMMWTPVLNNFVIIGVFGFFLYVSHDAANGLTAAETRLLGLGTTAGIVIQALALVPSLRAARFRWRPRFDWRGSGLGRPLRNAGWTVMLVLTNQIAYWVVTRLSTTTGQHAVDAGLAGGAGYTAYSNAYQLWIVPQGIITVSLVTALMPRMSSAASDGDLTGVRKDISYALRSSAALVVPAAALFAALAPWVIGAVFGYGRTGSADVEVMAGMLVAFAPGLIAFSAQYVLSRGFYALSDTRTPFFLNLTIAALNAGLSAAAYFLLSPRWAVTGMAAASSIAFLAGAAVTARTLARRLGPRAGTRTELRATAVRTHLRLLAACAPAAAAGYAAARAADRFGDFAAVGAGTVALLLVVVLLAGPLRLTEITDQLDSLRRRIGR encoded by the coding sequence GTGACGGCCACCGACACCAGACAGGCCGCCGAGCACACCGGCAGCGGCGCGGCACCGGCGAAGACCTCGGTGCTGCGCAGTGGTGCGCTCATGGCGGCCGGCTCGGTCGTCTCCCGCGCCACCGGCTTCGTCCGCTCAGCCGTCGTCGTCGCGGCGCTGGGCACCGGACTGCTCGGCGACAGCTACGCCGTCGCCAACACGGTCCCGAACATCATCTACATGCTGCTCATCGGCGGCGCGCTCAACGCCGTCTTCGTGCCCGAGCTGGTCCGCGCGGCCAAGGAGCACCGGGACGGCGGAGCCGCCTACACCGACCGGCTGCTGACCGCCTGCACCGCGGCGCTCGTGACGCTCACCGCGGTGGCCGTCCTGGCCGCACCGCTGATCGTCTCGGCGTACACCGACTACAGCGGCGCCCAGGCGAGCACCACCGTGGCCCTGGCCCGGTACTGCCTGCCGCAGATCCTCTTCTACGGCCTCTTCACCCTGCTCGGCCAGGTGCTCAATGCGCGCGGCCGGTTCGGCGCGATGATGTGGACCCCGGTCCTCAACAACTTCGTGATCATCGGCGTCTTCGGGTTCTTCCTGTACGTCTCCCACGACGCGGCGAACGGTCTCACGGCCGCCGAGACCCGGCTGCTGGGCCTCGGCACCACCGCCGGCATCGTCATCCAGGCCCTCGCCCTCGTCCCGTCGCTGCGCGCCGCCCGCTTCCGCTGGCGCCCCCGCTTCGACTGGCGCGGCAGCGGCCTCGGCCGGCCGCTGCGCAACGCGGGCTGGACGGTCATGCTCGTCCTGACCAACCAGATCGCCTACTGGGTCGTCACCCGGCTCTCCACCACCACCGGACAGCATGCCGTCGACGCCGGGCTCGCGGGCGGCGCAGGCTACACCGCCTACAGCAACGCCTACCAGCTGTGGATCGTCCCCCAGGGCATCATCACCGTCTCCCTCGTCACCGCCCTGATGCCCCGGATGAGCTCGGCCGCCTCGGACGGCGACCTCACGGGCGTCCGCAAGGACATCTCCTACGCGCTGCGCTCCAGCGCCGCCCTCGTCGTACCCGCCGCCGCGCTCTTCGCCGCCCTCGCGCCCTGGGTGATCGGCGCCGTCTTCGGCTACGGCCGCACCGGCTCCGCCGACGTCGAGGTCATGGCGGGCATGCTGGTGGCCTTCGCGCCCGGCCTGATCGCCTTCTCCGCGCAGTACGTCCTCTCGCGCGGCTTCTACGCCCTGTCCGACACCCGGACCCCCTTCTTCCTCAACCTCACCATCGCCGCGCTCAACGCCGGGCTGTCGGCCGCCGCCTACTTCCTGCTGTCCCCGCGCTGGGCGGTCACCGGCATGGCCGCGGCCTCCTCCATCGCGTTCCTCGCGGGCGCCGCCGTGACCGCCCGCACCCTCGCCCGGCGCCTCGGCCCGCGCGCGGGCACCCGTACCGAACTGCGTGCGACCGCCGTACGCACCCACCTGCGGCTGCTGGCCGCCTGCGCACCGGCCGCCGCCGCCGGGTACGCGGCAGCCCGCGCCGCCGACCGGTTCGGCGATTTCGCCGCGGTCGGGGCGGGAACCGTCGCCCTGCTGCTCGTCGTCGTCCTCCTTGCCGGGCCGCTGCGCCTGACGGAGATCACCGACCAGCTGGACTCCCTGCGGCGGCGCATCGGCCGTTAG
- a CDS encoding lipid II:glycine glycyltransferase FemX gives MCALLVTPTQHQHQSQDRELTVRTLSVPEYQAFLSRHGRASFLQYPSWASVKDLWRAERVGWHYPGGEIEGAGLVLYRQFPGTRKYFAYLPEGPVADWSDPHVDRWLTPLMRHLRAAGAFAVRIGPTPAYRRWDAATAKSATGPGRQISDVLATEVDPVGAALADRLRTRGWKRCGGEDDGDAQPRHVFRVPLAGRTRDELWSGLNQEWRRNVRKATKAGVETVVGGAADLPEFYRLLRITEERDGFRLGRSLAYYEQQYQVLNAEEPGRMRLYLGIHQGEILAAHTMIVAGSRVWYQTGASADHRREVRPSNALQWRMMCDAHALGADEYDMRGVPSTLDPDERSFGLLRWKLGTGGQVVETLGEWEIPMDGVANTALYKAFQAYLARR, from the coding sequence ATGTGTGCACTGCTCGTGACCCCTACCCAGCACCAGCACCAGAGCCAGGACCGGGAGCTGACGGTGCGCACCCTGTCCGTCCCGGAATACCAGGCGTTCCTTTCCCGGCACGGCCGGGCGAGCTTTCTCCAGTACCCGTCATGGGCCTCGGTAAAGGACCTTTGGCGCGCGGAAAGGGTCGGATGGCACTACCCCGGCGGTGAAATCGAAGGTGCCGGACTCGTTCTCTACCGCCAATTCCCCGGCACCCGCAAATATTTCGCCTACCTCCCCGAGGGTCCCGTCGCCGACTGGTCCGACCCGCACGTCGACCGCTGGCTCACGCCGCTCATGCGCCACCTCAGGGCGGCCGGAGCCTTCGCGGTCCGCATCGGCCCCACCCCCGCCTACCGGCGGTGGGACGCGGCCACCGCCAAGTCCGCCACGGGGCCCGGCCGGCAGATATCCGACGTCCTCGCCACCGAGGTGGACCCGGTCGGCGCCGCCCTCGCCGACCGGCTGCGCACCCGCGGCTGGAAGCGCTGCGGCGGCGAGGACGACGGCGACGCCCAGCCCCGCCACGTCTTCCGGGTGCCGCTGGCCGGCCGCACCCGCGACGAGCTGTGGTCGGGCCTGAACCAGGAGTGGCGCCGCAATGTGCGCAAGGCCACCAAGGCCGGTGTGGAGACGGTCGTAGGCGGCGCCGCCGACCTGCCCGAGTTCTACCGGCTGCTGCGGATCACCGAGGAGCGCGACGGCTTCCGGCTCGGCCGCTCGCTGGCGTACTACGAGCAGCAGTACCAGGTCCTCAACGCCGAGGAGCCGGGCCGGATGCGGCTCTACCTGGGCATCCACCAGGGCGAGATCCTCGCCGCCCACACGATGATCGTCGCCGGGAGCCGGGTCTGGTACCAGACCGGCGCCTCCGCCGACCACCGGCGCGAGGTCCGCCCCAGCAACGCCCTGCAGTGGCGCATGATGTGCGACGCCCATGCCCTCGGAGCCGACGAATACGACATGCGCGGGGTACCCTCCACCCTCGACCCCGACGAACGTTCTTTCGGGCTGCTGCGCTGGAAGCTCGGCACCGGCGGACAGGTCGTCGAGACGCTCGGAGAGTGGGAGATACCGATGGACGGAGTCGCCAACACGGCGCTCTACAAGGCGTTCCAGGCATACCTGGCCCGCAGGTGA
- a CDS encoding L,D-transpeptidase, with protein MSRIRRTALASTALLAAALTACSGGSGSGGGANGKAELKPKADMAVSVNLTGDQVKAGEPVTVTIAEGKLAQVKVTDAKGAELPGKISDDGRTWTSERNAAPGSEYKVEAQNTESQSAGTQFKTGAADKVNKVSINIPKGSTVGVAMPVSLVFDNPVTNKAAVEKQLKVTTSDNTEGSWGWIKDYSGNDRVDWRPKDYWKSGTDVKVEMNLNGVDSGKGGGMFARDYNTEFKIGKDRRIEVSLDGKKMSVTEDGQTQKTIPVSAGTPGGKKASWSGKMVIMTKEGTIRMDSQTVGLDDAYDKMVDYSMRLTWSGMYAHAAPWNAGNFGRANTSSGCVGMSDSDAKDFFAKSQIGDPFEVVGSGSKGNAELGNGYGEWNLSWDDWKAKSAVTGTAQNG; from the coding sequence TTGAGCCGCATACGCCGTACCGCCCTGGCGAGCACCGCACTTCTGGCCGCCGCGCTGACCGCATGCTCGGGCGGCAGCGGGAGCGGGGGCGGTGCGAACGGCAAGGCCGAGCTGAAGCCGAAGGCCGACATGGCGGTCTCGGTGAACCTCACGGGCGATCAGGTCAAGGCGGGCGAGCCCGTCACGGTGACCATCGCCGAGGGCAAGCTGGCCCAGGTGAAGGTGACCGACGCCAAGGGCGCGGAGCTGCCGGGGAAGATATCCGACGACGGCAGGACCTGGACCTCGGAGCGCAACGCCGCACCCGGCTCGGAGTACAAGGTCGAGGCCCAGAACACCGAGAGCCAGAGCGCCGGCACGCAGTTCAAGACCGGCGCCGCCGACAAGGTGAACAAGGTCTCGATCAACATCCCCAAGGGCAGCACGGTGGGCGTGGCGATGCCGGTGTCGCTCGTGTTCGACAACCCGGTGACGAACAAGGCCGCGGTGGAGAAGCAGCTCAAGGTCACCACCTCGGACAACACCGAGGGCTCCTGGGGCTGGATCAAGGACTACTCCGGCAACGACCGTGTCGACTGGCGGCCCAAGGACTACTGGAAGTCCGGCACGGACGTGAAGGTCGAGATGAACCTGAACGGCGTGGACTCCGGCAAGGGCGGCGGCATGTTCGCCCGTGACTACAACACCGAGTTCAAGATCGGCAAGGACCGCCGGATCGAGGTCAGCCTCGACGGCAAGAAGATGTCGGTGACCGAGGACGGCCAGACGCAGAAGACGATCCCGGTCTCGGCCGGCACTCCGGGCGGCAAGAAGGCTTCCTGGTCCGGGAAGATGGTGATCATGACGAAGGAGGGCACCATCCGGATGGACTCCCAGACGGTGGGCCTGGACGACGCCTACGACAAGATGGTCGACTACTCGATGCGGCTGACCTGGTCGGGCATGTACGCGCACGCCGCGCCGTGGAACGCCGGCAACTTCGGCCGCGCCAACACCAGTTCCGGCTGCGTGGGGATGAGCGACTCCGATGCCAAGGACTTCTTCGCGAAGTCCCAGATCGGCGACCCCTTCGAGGTGGTCGGGTCCGGCTCCAAGGGCAACGCCGAGCTCGGCAACGGCTACGGGGAGTGGAACCTCTCCTGGGACGACTGGAAGGCCAAGAGCGCCGTGACCGGGACCGCGCAGAACGGCTGA
- a CDS encoding CocE/NonD family hydrolase, producing the protein MERTTTAAAVAALLAAAALGLAPHQAQAAPAGTVAITADASAAPSGLSFHDIPGSGGITLKGNVFAPSGAETGRKYPLIVLPTSWGMPQIEYIAQAKKLADSGYVVVSYTSRGFWLSGGQIEVAGAPDIADVSAVIDWALASTAADADHIGLGGVSYGAGISLLASAHDPRIKAVVAMSGWADLIESIYSGRTQHLQAAGMLGAAGYLTGRPGPELQSILGDFLGSRLDREQQMIEWGRKRSAAEQVDRINANGAAIMLGNAWGDTIFPPNQYAKFYERLTGPKRLEFRPGDHATAEGTGLLGLPNDTWTNAHRWFDRYLKGERNGVDTEAPVQIKSRSNDGYEGYADWKSVGSAGTEKLALSDSEHLFANVDSGANGGIIFLSSILDQFVKAPPAASIPLLPRAFAAVWQSGRYDEPRRIRGTVELHTTVTPTKADGTFVAYLYDVGPLGIGKLVSNAPYTFHGRAPGQAFGVDLELFSTAYDVPEGHRLALVVDTVDPLYIEHNPTGAQLTFSSPGTDPSYVSVPLREQ; encoded by the coding sequence ATGGAACGCACCACCACCGCCGCAGCCGTGGCAGCCCTGCTGGCGGCAGCCGCCCTGGGCCTGGCCCCCCACCAGGCCCAGGCGGCTCCCGCCGGCACCGTGGCGATCACCGCCGACGCCTCCGCAGCCCCGTCGGGGCTGAGCTTCCACGACATCCCCGGCTCCGGCGGCATCACCCTCAAGGGCAACGTCTTCGCGCCGTCGGGCGCCGAGACCGGCCGGAAGTACCCGCTGATCGTGCTGCCCACCAGCTGGGGCATGCCGCAGATCGAATACATCGCCCAGGCCAAGAAACTCGCCGACTCCGGCTATGTCGTGGTCAGTTACACCTCCCGCGGCTTCTGGCTCTCCGGCGGGCAGATCGAGGTGGCCGGCGCCCCGGACATCGCGGACGTCTCGGCCGTCATCGACTGGGCCCTGGCCAGCACCGCCGCCGACGCGGACCACATCGGCCTCGGCGGGGTCTCGTACGGCGCCGGCATCAGCCTGCTGGCATCCGCGCACGACCCGCGCATCAAGGCCGTGGTCGCGATGAGCGGCTGGGCCGACCTCATCGAGTCCATCTACTCCGGCCGTACCCAGCACCTGCAGGCCGCCGGGATGCTCGGCGCCGCCGGTTACCTCACCGGCCGTCCCGGACCCGAACTCCAGTCGATCCTCGGCGACTTCCTCGGCTCCCGGCTGGACCGGGAGCAGCAGATGATCGAGTGGGGCAGGAAGCGTTCGGCCGCCGAGCAGGTGGACCGGATCAACGCCAACGGCGCCGCGATCATGCTCGGCAACGCCTGGGGCGACACCATCTTCCCGCCCAACCAGTACGCGAAGTTCTACGAGCGGCTGACCGGTCCCAAGCGCCTGGAGTTCCGCCCCGGCGACCACGCCACCGCCGAGGGCACCGGACTGCTCGGCCTGCCCAACGACACCTGGACCAACGCCCACCGCTGGTTCGACCGCTACCTCAAGGGCGAGCGCAACGGGGTGGACACCGAGGCCCCGGTGCAGATCAAGTCCCGCAGCAACGACGGCTACGAGGGCTACGCCGACTGGAAGTCGGTCGGCTCCGCCGGCACCGAGAAGCTCGCGCTCTCCGACAGCGAGCACCTCTTCGCCAACGTGGACTCCGGCGCCAACGGCGGCATCATCTTCCTCTCCAGCATCCTCGACCAGTTCGTCAAGGCGCCGCCGGCCGCCTCCATCCCCCTCCTCCCCCGCGCCTTCGCCGCCGTCTGGCAGTCCGGGCGCTACGACGAGCCGCGCCGGATCCGCGGCACGGTCGAACTGCACACCACCGTCACGCCCACCAAGGCCGACGGCACCTTCGTCGCGTACCTCTACGACGTCGGCCCGCTCGGCATCGGCAAGCTCGTCAGCAACGCCCCGTACACCTTCCACGGCCGCGCCCCCGGGCAGGCCTTCGGCGTGGACCTGGAGCTGTTCTCCACCGCCTACGACGTGCCCGAGGGCCACCGGCTCGCCCTCGTCGTCGACACCGTGGACCCGCTCTACATCGAGCACAACCCCACCGGCGCGCAGCTGACCTTCTCCTCACCGGGCACCGATCCCAGTTACGTCTCGGTGCCACTGCGCGAGCAGTGA
- a CDS encoding amino acid ABC transporter permease: protein MTAHALHGDLESTALYDIPGPRARRRHFLYGIASTVVILVLVGWLVYLLFDTNQFTAAKWGPFRYEGIQELLLRGLGNTLKAFAYASVLSLAFGAVLASGRLSVHRPARWLATLCVEFFRAMPVLVMIFFIFVALQVQPLPALVAGLTLYNGSVLAEVFRTGINSVERGQREAAYALGMRKTQVMTFVLAPQAVRAMLPAIISQLVVALKDTSLGYLITYEEFLHAGKLIASNLDYDLPFIPVVMIISPIYIGMCMLLSWFATWVARRERRSPKTSAVEVAAAAQETVLPGRR, encoded by the coding sequence ATGACCGCGCACGCGCTCCACGGGGACCTGGAGTCCACGGCCCTCTATGACATCCCGGGCCCGCGCGCCCGGCGCCGGCACTTCCTCTACGGGATCGCCTCGACCGTGGTGATCCTCGTCCTGGTCGGCTGGCTCGTCTACCTGCTCTTCGACACGAACCAGTTCACCGCCGCCAAGTGGGGCCCCTTCAGGTACGAGGGCATCCAGGAGCTGCTGCTCCGGGGGCTGGGGAACACGCTCAAGGCCTTCGCGTACGCCTCGGTGCTGTCCCTGGCGTTCGGGGCGGTGCTGGCCAGCGGCAGGCTCTCGGTCCACCGGCCGGCGCGCTGGCTGGCCACCCTGTGCGTGGAGTTCTTCCGGGCCATGCCGGTGCTGGTGATGATCTTCTTCATCTTCGTCGCACTGCAGGTCCAGCCGCTGCCCGCGCTGGTGGCGGGACTGACCCTGTACAACGGCTCGGTGCTCGCCGAGGTCTTCCGTACGGGCATCAACTCGGTGGAAAGGGGGCAGCGCGAAGCGGCGTACGCGCTGGGCATGCGAAAGACACAGGTGATGACCTTCGTCCTCGCCCCGCAGGCGGTCCGGGCGATGCTGCCCGCGATCATCAGCCAGCTGGTGGTGGCGCTGAAGGACACCTCGCTCGGATACCTGATCACCTATGAGGAGTTCCTGCACGCGGGCAAGCTGATCGCCTCGAACCTCGACTACGACCTGCCCTTCATTCCCGTCGTGATGATCATCTCCCCGATCTACATCGGGATGTGCATGCTGTTGTCCTGGTTCGCCACGTGGGTGGCGAGGCGGGAGCGGCGCAGCCCGAAGACGAGCGCGGTGGAGGTGGCTGCGGCCGCACAGGAAACGGTGCTGCCGGGTCGCCGGTAG
- a CDS encoding amino acid ABC transporter permease: MDVLTENFAVYGKGFLGTVQLTVYASLLALVLGFVMASFRVAPVGSFRVFGTVWVTVLRNTPLTLLFFAVLLGLPRFGIVLPFQLFAILALGCYTSAFICEVLRSGINTVPKGQGEAARSLGMNFGQTLGTVVLPQAFRSVIPPIGSTLIALAKNSAIAGAFSVNELLGTYKTLNELGYSIVWTFFWIAVGYLIITLSISALFNVLEKRYGVTR, from the coding sequence ATGGACGTACTCACCGAGAACTTCGCGGTCTACGGAAAGGGCTTCCTGGGCACCGTCCAGCTGACCGTCTACGCCTCCCTCCTCGCCCTGGTCCTGGGCTTCGTCATGGCCTCCTTCCGGGTCGCCCCCGTCGGCTCCTTCCGGGTCTTCGGCACGGTCTGGGTCACGGTCCTGCGCAACACCCCGCTCACCCTGCTCTTCTTCGCCGTGCTGCTGGGCCTGCCCCGTTTCGGGATCGTCCTGCCCTTCCAGCTCTTCGCCATCCTGGCGCTGGGCTGCTACACCTCCGCCTTCATCTGCGAGGTGCTGCGCTCGGGCATCAACACCGTGCCCAAGGGGCAGGGCGAGGCGGCCCGCAGCCTCGGCATGAACTTCGGCCAGACGCTGGGCACCGTGGTCCTGCCGCAGGCCTTCCGCTCCGTCATCCCGCCCATCGGCTCCACACTGATCGCGCTGGCCAAGAACTCCGCGATCGCCGGCGCGTTCAGCGTCAACGAGCTGCTGGGCACCTACAAAACCCTCAACGAACTCGGTTACAGCATCGTCTGGACCTTCTTCTGGATCGCCGTCGGCTACCTGATCATCACCTTGTCCATCAGCGCGCTCTTCAACGTGCTGGAGAAGCGCTACGGAGTCACCCGATGA
- a CDS encoding glutamate ABC transporter substrate-binding protein produces the protein MISIRALTVLLIAVAAVGCGKPGSPPVKGPQPEALPAYQVDTAFRLPESRTWEKARRRGHLVVGAKEDQPYMGEKDPASGRYSGFDIEIAKMMSASLGFDPKTIEFRTIASANRETALQNGQIDYYVGTYTINDNRKKQVGFAGPYFMAGQSLLVRRNEKDIKGPQDLAGKKVCSAAGSTPYQRLQKEFPKAVLVAYDTYSACVDNLLTYQVDAVSTDDSILLGYAAKVPEELKVVGEPFSKEPYGIGVPRSDNALRFALDDALEAQEKNGNWKRAYTATLGLSGVPAPTPPPIDRYPAS, from the coding sequence ATGATCTCGATCCGCGCCCTCACGGTGCTCCTGATCGCGGTGGCCGCCGTCGGCTGCGGCAAGCCCGGCAGCCCCCCGGTCAAGGGGCCGCAGCCCGAGGCCCTGCCCGCGTACCAGGTCGACACGGCGTTCCGGCTGCCCGAGTCGCGCACCTGGGAGAAGGCCAGGCGCCGGGGCCACCTCGTCGTCGGCGCCAAGGAGGACCAGCCGTACATGGGGGAGAAGGACCCAGCCAGCGGCCGCTACTCCGGCTTCGACATCGAGATCGCCAAGATGATGTCGGCCTCGCTCGGCTTCGACCCCAAGACCATCGAGTTCAGGACGATCGCCTCCGCCAACCGCGAGACGGCCCTGCAGAACGGCCAGATCGACTACTACGTCGGCACCTACACGATCAACGACAACCGCAAGAAGCAGGTCGGCTTCGCCGGCCCCTACTTCATGGCCGGCCAGTCCCTGCTGGTCCGCAGGAACGAGAAGGACATCAAGGGCCCCCAGGACCTCGCGGGCAAGAAGGTCTGCTCGGCCGCCGGCTCCACCCCGTACCAGCGGCTCCAGAAGGAGTTCCCGAAGGCGGTCCTCGTCGCCTACGACACCTACTCGGCCTGCGTGGACAACCTGCTCACCTACCAGGTCGACGCCGTCTCCACCGACGACTCCATCCTCCTCGGCTACGCGGCCAAGGTCCCCGAGGAGCTCAAGGTGGTCGGCGAGCCCTTCTCCAAGGAGCCCTACGGCATCGGCGTCCCCCGCAGCGACAACGCCCTGCGCTTCGCCCTCGACGACGCCCTGGAGGCCCAGGAGAAGAACGGCAACTGGAAACGCGCCTACACGGCCACGCTCGGCCTGTCCGGCGTGCCGGCCCCGACGCCGCCCCCCATCGACCGCTACCCCGCGAGCTGA